The genomic segment GATTTCCTCCTAAAAAGATTCTCTAAGTTACAATATAAAAAGTATATAATATTGTTAACTTATTAATCTATTATGTTATTTACTACCCTAATCATTACCTAATTAAAATATTCTGTCAACGTTTTTTTGAAAAACAGAAAAAGTATAAACGAAATAAATAATAGTAACACGCAGTAAACTGTTGAAAATATTACATTAACGAGTCTATTTTGAATTACTTATTTTCATGTAATTGAAAGACATCTGGTTACAAGTTGATTTAAGGATATATTCAAGGCATTGAATGACGATTTCTCAACAGGAAAGAGATAACATATCTATCGAAAGATTAAGAAACTTATAGAGGGGATAGCGTTTACTGATTAATTTGGCTTACACTTCTAAAGAAAATGTCAAGCACCTTCTATAGTAGATAGCGTTTAATTCGAGACTATGATTCAAATAGTTTTGTTAAAAAAAGTGGTTGACACGAAAACTGAATTGAGGGATAATTGTGAACAGATATAACATTATAACATTATATATAAGGAGTGTGAGGTATTGGAAAAAGATATTAGTACAGCGGTAGCTCAAATTGAGGACAAGTTAATTAGTTGGAGAAGGTATCTTCACCAGAACCCAGAACTCTCTTTTGAAGAAGTAGAAACATCGAACTTTGTATACTCTGAATTAGAGTCTTTCGGTGGCTTGGAAATTACTCGTCCAACTAAAACAAGTGTAATGGCAAGATTAATAGGTTCCAAAACAGGCAAAGTTATTGCTATTCGGGCTGATATGGATGCGCTTCCAATTGATGAAGACAATGAATTAGATTTCATCTCAAAAACTCCTGGAGTCATGCATGCCTGCGGTCATGACGCTCATACAGCTATGTTACTAGGAACTGCAAAAATACTAGTGGACATGAAGGACAGTATAAAAGGAGAAGTTCGTTTTATATTCCAACATGCGGAGGAGCTTTTCCCTGGTGGTGCTCAGCAAATGGTCGATGCAGGCGTCATGGAAAATGTAGATCAAATTATTTGTGCGCATGTACGTTCAAATATGGTGACAGGAAAGCTTGGTGTAATAGCTGGTCCAGTCTTGTCATCACCTGATAGTTTTTCAATTAAAGTGATAGGAAGTGGAGGGCACGCAGCCAAACCCCATCAAAATATAGATAGCGTAATAATCGCTGCCCAAGTAGTTACTAACCTCCAGCAAATTGTATCAAGATATATAGACCCGATTGATGATGTTGTATTATCTGTTACGCAAATCCATGGAGGAACAGCAGATAATGTCACGCCGGGAGTTGTAGA from the Sporosarcina psychrophila genome contains:
- a CDS encoding amidohydrolase, giving the protein MEKDISTAVAQIEDKLISWRRYLHQNPELSFEEVETSNFVYSELESFGGLEITRPTKTSVMARLIGSKTGKVIAIRADMDALPIDEDNELDFISKTPGVMHACGHDAHTAMLLGTAKILVDMKDSIKGEVRFIFQHAEELFPGGAQQMVDAGVMENVDQIICAHVRSNMVTGKLGVIAGPVLSSPDSFSIKVIGSGGHAAKPHQNIDSVIIAAQVVTNLQQIVSRYIDPIDDVVLSVTQIHGGTADNVTPGVVEIGGTVRSFDPKLREEIPVEMERIIKGITEAHRATYEIEYKNGYRPVINDEQVTEVVKNTVIELYGVDALDDIRRGMGGEDFSAYLQKAPGCFFYLGAGEEDMEKNYPHHHPKFKVKEEALPIGVNVLLNITWKLLTK